From Anastrepha obliqua isolate idAnaObli1 chromosome 3, idAnaObli1_1.0, whole genome shotgun sequence:
GACTCAACCTGTCGAAGCAGCTAGTTTCCTCGGCctgccgttagatgagctaggcgaagacgaccggtgattacactacactgaccgGGCAGAGTTAatgctaaaacaacaaaaacaagtataggggttttcaataacaggtgttattcgtgaatggattgcgctatcgagagatgattaacgattttttatggccggaattgggtggtattgatctggacaacgtttattttcaacaagacggcgctacgtgccccacaagcaacgaaaccattgatcttttacgggaaaattttcaggactgtgttatctctcgaagaggtgatcacaattggccaccgagatcttgtgatttaacgccTTAtgccttttttctttggggccacgtgaaagagaagatctacgccaacagcccagggacGATTCAAGGCcgcaaagatggaattcgtgaggctaccgAGGACTtaaggcagccactttgcaacgcggttatggaaaatttcatgaaaaggatattgtcctgtaagcgtgatcgtggtggtcatttgcctgatgttactttccactattaacggcataccttctctttataatgaaataaacatccaatctttaataatatattaaaagataacatttttctttggatatcaaaataacacctcttgttGGAAAACCTTATATATGTATTgccacagcaaatattttgcgcaaagctaAAGTTTTTTACGTACTACGCATGgcgtacgaataaattgtgtgaccactgtatgtTTATTTGAATCACACTTGAATATGCAATGAATTACACTTTTCTAAGAAtttctttgatattttattgtttctctTTTCTAAAAATACTCATTATATTCATTGATAAACATTTATTTGATTCTAAATGTTGCTGGAGTTTACAAGATTCAcaactttgtttgttttcaatattGACTTCAACTCTACAaactatacataaatattaaatttgtttataatatgCATTACAATGTAAACTACAATAGACCTCACATAAaactgtaaaattatttttaaaaagtaaaagtacaaTAGTCataattcgtttttttcttcttataatttatttttaaatgaagtacCATCGCACACATTCACAAATTCTattttacaaatacatatttattataaaagtaaCACTGCTACTTTATACAGTTTGATTTATCGTCATCTTTGGAGTCATCTTCGCTTAATTTGTTGGCTTATTTAGTACGTTTGTTTGTATCTTTACATTTCTGACAATCTCATTAATGGTATGGacatttttaaatgcttttcaaTCGTTTTCCACCGCTTAAAAATACTAAACGTAACCTCATTCTTACTCTACTAGCAagcatttatttgttgttgtttcagttTTTGCTTAGTACTACTTTATAATTTTGTCTTTGCATGAAAACAGAATGCGCAAGTTTTAGGCAGTTGTACAATTttcttgttctttgtttttgtttttgcataaatatttaatataagatAAGGTAATGctgtattataatataaaattgagatATTCCGATTGCTTCATACTTTGTGGACGCAACTAGCTTTGAAGGTTCATGTACAAATTTCACGAAAGGACACAAATTGGACATCCGAGGAcgaaaggttaaaaaaaagtatagatataactgaaaaatgcacttttttaaattataactaaaaaaacgcaaaatacaAATGTAACTGAGTAATAGATTCATTATAGCAAGCAACGCAACTGAAATATAATTTTCGCCtgtaaatatgcattttctTATATCTAAATTGCGCCATTGCGTTGATTCTTTAACAGCATTACCTCGATTGCGATTTTGCGcacatatttataaacaaaacttgCAAAGCgcaaaaccaattaaaaaaaataataataacggaCGACAAGTATCTAAGAAAAGAAACCTGTCGCGCATAAATAGTAAAATTATTAGGATGTTAAAATATTAACACTAGcacaattatttatgtatgcatgaattaTACGTATATGTATTGTTAGCCCATCTCAAGAGTAGGTAATCTGTGGGTGATGGTGTACAGCATTTACatgtatttacgtacatatgtatttccatGGCACTCCAGAGCTGAATTAGTGCGCGCTTAACTCCTCTTAAGCATGCCTATTTCAGTTGTTAGTTTTGCACTTGTCTAACgccgcttcttcttcttccaacTGCTTAATTTCCTTGAGTATCTCCTTTTTTCGCTTCACTTTGTCAAGTTGATCTTTTTCGGGTTTTTTGAGCTCACCACTTTTAATACGCTGCTCGATAGTTTCAATCTCTCGTAGTTTTTTGCGTagctttttcattttctttgacGCTTCTTGCCCATCATCTGGTTGCACTTTTAAAGTGCTTTGTAAATCGTTCGCCAGATTCGCTACTGCTTCGTTGACGTTTGCACCTGATGTCGTTACCTTATTAGTGTTAGCATTCGCTTTTGGTAATGCTGCTTTAGTAGTATCACTGTTGGCTAGTACCAGCAAGCCAGGTGATTGAGTTTGCTTTGGTTTTTTATTGTTCCCACTCCCCGCTTTTGAAGCTGGTTGATTATCCTCCTGTTTTGCCAACTTTTTGGCTTTGGCGCGTTCCTGCTTTTCACGCTCCTTTTTGGTCTGCTCGGCGACTAGGGGACACATGCCAGGCGGTAGTGTGCTCTTACGTTGTGCAAACTGTTTGCCTTTGCTCTCGTACAAGGGCACCTCTTCCTGCGGCACATAACCATCTTTGACACGGCGAGCTTTCCGCCAAGTACCATCCGGTCTTTGAGTCGCTGGTATAAATTTACCATCACTGTCGGTCAGGTAAGTCGTcatcttttcacaatttttaaaatttgttcttaaattgcaaaaaatcacAATATCGACGGtaattgcttattttttttgcaCTCAAACAGCGCAAGTTAAATGTCAAACGTAAATGTCACATTGTATATCGCGTAACGTTGCCACATAACTTCGGCATGTTATTTATTGCAATTGTTGAGTGATGTACTGAATTGGTAGATGTCGCTACTAATGAGTTGAAAAACTATGAAAATTACAGACGGCGATGtagtgcaaaagaaaaaaaacgtttaggaagagttaatagtttttaaaattttcgtaaaatttaagCCAAAAGAGGAAATACGCGGACGAAATTCATTAATATATtcgagaaatattttcaaaaatatcttcttgaaaaaatatagcgagatttttgaaaaagaaaccgTTTGCATCTTCAAATGGCATTAAATGTGAATTTTTTGGTCGTCTGCATTTTCACCATTTCCAAAAGGCTAAGATAGGTTAaagggttacatgggtttcgggtaaaaaaaggcctaatttcaatatttttgtttctatgtacaaaattatttatttaatacttttttctatcttatagatacatatttaaagaataatttctgaaattaaaaaaaaaaacattaaaacttctccattgtgacgtcatttccggtgacctgacaggatcatcaaaaatgaaaaaaaaacaaaaataagcgtTTTAGTTAAGACtgtaaactcgtgcttgaacgaggaaaggaaaaaagtgaaaattggaattttggcagacatttttccaaaaaaatgaaaatttcggtcaaatttgcttgacattttgtttttttttaaatagttgtaattgaaaaaaaaaaatccttcattcaagcacgagtaaattgtatctccaacacttgtgtaaaatttcatcaagatcggttaagtagttttcgaaaatatttgacaaccgactttgaaaacacggttccgagaaaaacgagtttaaagttttgaataacaataaaagtggcttggagcgcacaccttccaaaggctgtatctccgaaactattattcggatcgactttaaaatttaggataatattcttgataTGTTGTAGAAGATAATAagccaaattaattttttgaatccacgaaacccatgtaaccccttaaatggcTGCCGCGGAGAGGGGGCTCacttgaacaaaaatttaaaatttgttcgtTGTGGTACCATGCAGGGGGAGAAGAGGAGAAAATAAGAAGAGGAAAGGAAAGAATCCAGACAagtggaaaaaggaagaagat
This genomic window contains:
- the LOC129242666 gene encoding partner of Y14 and mago encodes the protein MTTYLTDSDGKFIPATQRPDGTWRKARRVKDGYVPQEEVPLYESKGKQFAQRKSTLPPGMCPLVAEQTKKEREKQERAKAKKLAKQEDNQPASKAGSGNNKKPKQTQSPGLLVLANSDTTKAALPKANANTNKVTTSGANVNEAVANLANDLQSTLKVQPDDGQEASKKMKKLRKKLREIETIEQRIKSGELKKPEKDQLDKVKRKKEILKEIKQLEEEEAALDKCKTNN